In Procambarus clarkii isolate CNS0578487 chromosome 74, FALCON_Pclarkii_2.0, whole genome shotgun sequence, one DNA window encodes the following:
- the LOC138356842 gene encoding zinc finger protein 211-like yields MKSHMLVHSEDKPHECPVCAKRFSHLGNMKNHMLVHSGDKLYECPECGKKFSRLGNMKSHMLVHSCDKHHECPECGKRFSQLGNMKTHRMIHADERPFECAQCGKKFRQRGKIIQHMLVHSGDKPHECPECGKRFSHLGNMKSHMLVHSCDKHHECPECGKRYRHLRHMKNHMLVHSGNKPHECPECGKRFSQLGNMKTHRKIHEDKRPFECAQCGKKFRYRGKIIQHMSVHSGDKPHGCQEHGKRFKQLRHVRKYKIIYSGNRPNTSSAENN; encoded by the coding sequence atgaagtctcacatgttagtgcattcggaagacaaacctcatgaatgtccagtgtgtgcgaagagattcagtcatctgGGAAATATGAAgaatcacatgttagtacattcaggtgacaaactttaTGAGTGTccggagtgtgggaagaaattcagtcgtcttggaaatatgaagtctcacatgttagtgcattcgtgtGACAAacatcatgagtgtccagagtgtgggaagagattcagtcaactgggaaatatgaagactcacaggatgattcATGCAGACgaaagaccttttgaatgtgctcaatgtggcaaaaaatttagacaaCGTGGAAAAATAAttcagcacatgttagtgcattcgggtgataaacctcatgagtgtccagagtgtggaaagagattcagtcatcttggaaatatgaagtctcacatgttgGTGCATTCGTGTGACAAacatcatgagtgtccagagtgtgggaagagatacaGGCATCTGAGACATATGAAGAATCACATGTTAGTGCACTCAGgtaacaaacctcatgagtgtccagagtgtgggaagagattcagtcaactgggaaatatgaagactcacaggaagaTACATGAAGACAaaagaccttttgaatgtgctcagtgtggcaaaaaatttagatatCGGGGAAAAATAATTCAACACATgtcagtgcattcaggtgacaaacctcatgggtGTCAAGAGCATGGGAAGAGATTCAAGCAGCTTAGACATGTGAGGAAGTACAAGATCATATATTCAGGCAATAGGCCAAACACTTCGAGTGCAGAAAATAATTGA